TGGTGCACAGCAATCCTATGCAATACCCGTCATCGAGGATGGTGAGGTCACAGGAGTTCTGGCAATTTCCACAGACTGTATTCATCAGGCAGGCGATGCCGAGTGGGAAATTCAGACTCAGATTGCAAACCGAATCGGTGAGAAAAAACTTTTGGGGATGCTTTGAACCTGTGAATTGAGTATGATTTCGTTACAGAAAAAGGGAGTGGAATTGTCAGGAGATTTCCTGATGTATATAACATGTGGAGTGGAAACAGGAGTTTCCCTGCCCTACCGTTCTACGTACCCGGTCATTCTGAGCTCAGCATTAGCTGAAGGACGTTTGTGATTCTCTGCAACAGGTCATGGTAAGATGAGTCGATCGAATCCTTTGCACTGGTCATTTCCCATTGGATCCTGGTTTTTGACTCAGGTGCGTGTCAGCATTTTTCTGCCGGTCGTCCTGCTCGTCTTCTGGTCACATTACTCTCTGGGACTGGGATTTGCCTTATTCGGCGTTCTGTTCATCAGCGTCTTCCTGCATGAAATGGGGCACGTGGTCGCCTGTCGGATGATGGGAGGCGAAGCCGATCAGATCATGCTCTGGCCTCTAGGAGGCCTGGTACCCTGCAGCCCTGCCCGTACTGATGCCTCTCGCATCGTCACCGTTCTGGGCGGGCCACTGGTGAATCTACTGTTATGTGCGATCACGCTGCCGGCTGTGATCTGGTCTGGACAGATGTCGGAATCGCTCAACCCGATCAAGCTTCCGACTGTCGATCTGAGCAATAATCTGGGGCAGGCAATGCTCTTGATGGTGTTCAGCATCAACTGGCTCCTGCTGCTGGTGAACCTGATTCCGGTACTTCCCCTGGATGGTGGTAAAGTGCTGCAAATCATCTTGTCCCGCCGCTTTGATGAAACTGTGCTGCATATGGTGATGCTGAACGTCAGTTTTCTGATCGGGGGGCTGGGAATGGTGATCGGCCTCTGCACCCATACCGTCTGGGTAGTCTTTTTCGGAGCGTTACTGTTAATGCTGAACCTGCTGGAATTTGCAGCCGGCCATCGAGAGGAAGCCTTTGACGATTCCATTTTCGGCTACGATTTCTCACAAGGCTATACCAGTCTGGAACGTTCGAGTCCGGAACCTTCAGAACAGAAAGTTGGTTTCTTCCAGAAGTGGCGTGAGAAACGAAAACTGCAGAAACGGATGCGGGAACGCGAAAAAGAACGGGATGCAGAAAAGCAACTCGATCTCCTGCTGAATAAGGTTCATGAATTCGGTCTGGATTCCTTAACCCCCAAAGAGCGTCAGCAGTTAAATCAGGTCAGTGCCCGCTATCGCAAGAGCAATTCCGACCCCTAAAATCAGGCGGATTTGCACTCAAACGGTGTTTCATTTTCTCTTTCCACCGAAAATCACCGAACTTTACTTAACTGGTGAATCATTTTGCCGGTCTGGCCTGACAATGCACACATCTGGCAGGATCCGCAGCATCGTACTTTTCAGATGTAGTTTTGCTTGCTTCGACTCTGTCTGGTGGTGAACAGGAATGAGATGCGTCTCTCCCTGGCAGAAAGACGGGGATTCATGCTGGATTGTTCCTAACTGTCATATAAATAAGGCGATACAACCAGAGTAAAGGACCCGTTACTCTTTATATCCATTTTGATATCTGGTTGTTGACGAAGTTAACTTCAGAAAACCCTGAATTTGTTCACTAGAACTTGTGTTTGCCGATATTTGCGGTGTAAACCGCAGTTTTCGGGGCTAAAACTGCAGTTTCCTGAAAAGTGACACAATTACAGGTGCTGAAATCAAATCTGATTTGCGGCCATTCGTCTGCGAACTAACTTTCTATAGGGAATAACTCCTCTAGAAAGCAGGAAAATGACTTATGGTCTCGGGAACAATTGATTCATTCAAGAAACTGTCCAACTTCAGCAAGTGTGGTGGCGCGTGGGATCTGGAAATTCACCAGGATACCAAGGTGGAATTGTCCAACGATCGCATGCAGCGCATTTCAGAATTGACGGGCCTGTCAATGTTCTGTTTCGACGCCCGGGTTCAAAGGCTGGTCGGGCGGACTCACATGCGCTCCCTGCCCTTTTTTCCGATCGACGTCTTAAACCAGCTTGATGAGATTCAGGGACTGACCCTGGTCGAGAATACAAACGGGTTGACCCATTATCTGTTTCCCCTGTTTGAGGATAGCGAACATAAATATGTCGCTGCCGGTTTTGTGTTTCAGAAAGAGAAACGCAAACTGACGGAAATGGTACTGTCGGCCGTGGAGCGGGACTGGTCATCTGACGAACTGGATACCTGGCTCGAAGGGCAGCGAGTTCTGGATGTGAAATCGCTGCATGCCCTGCTGAGTCTGGCCATCATGCATCTGGATGAAGAACAGCAGCTGGATGAATTGAATGAGGAAGTCGATAATCTGTCCGAATGTCTGGATGAGACGTTCGAAGAAATCAGCCTGTTGCACGAAGTGGCGCAGCATTTGAAGATTTCTGAAAGTCCCGAGAAGCTGGGAGAGCTCTGTCTGGAGCGGATCGGCAATCTGATCGAAGCGGAAACAAATATTATCTGGTTCGAAGGACAGGGACACACGTCCCGATTCATGTCTGAGAGCCAGACTGAATTTGATGAACTCAAACTGGCTCGGCTGGTCGCACAGTTTGATGGATTTGACTTCAATCAGCCTCTGGTGATCAATCACGTGGACAGTTCCCTGCTCTCGCTGGAATTTCCGGATCTGCATAATCTGGTGCTGGTACCGATTACTGATGGCTCTCATTCTTACGGATGGATTCTGAGCTGTAATCTCCTTAAGAGCGAAGAGTATGGCACCATTCAGGCCAGTCTGTTGAATTCGGTGGCTTCATTCCTGGGAACGCACCTGCGTAACATCGACCTGTATGCGCAACAGGAAGAGCTGATGCTCAGCTTTGTTAAATCGTTCATTTCCACCCTGGATGCGAAAGATCCATACACACGCGGTCATAGCGAGCGCGTGGCCCTGATCGCACAGCAACTGGCGAAACAACTGGGTTATACGGGAGAATTCATCCACGACATCTATCTCTCCGGTCTGTTGCACGACATTGGGAAAATCGGCGTGGATGACCGCATCCTCCGCAAGGAAGGTCGTTTGACCGATGAGGAATTCCTGCAGATTCAGAAACATCCGATGATCGGATACAAGATTCTCTCTGGTATCAAAAAACTCAAGAACATTCTACCAGGAATCCGTAATCACCATGAGCAGATCGACGGCCGGGGATATCCCGACGGTTTGACCGGAGACGATATTCCGCTGATGGCGCGGATCATTGCTGTCGCGGATGCGTATGATGCGATGGGCAGTGACCGTCCCTACCGCAACGGTATGCCCCTGGAGCGACTCGAAGGCATTTTCCGAGAAGGGAAAGGGATTCAATGGGACGCTGCTGTGATCGACGCTTATTTTGAGATCCGTGATGAAATTACTCAGCTCTCGCAGAAATACAATCTGGAATCTGCTGAGCAGATGGAACTAACGGTCAGTTGATGGACTGACTTTCGCTGAATGATTAGGATGGGGGCATCACCTTATTCTGTCTTCATGCGGGAGTCTTTCATGTCAGCTGTTCTATCTCAGAATCTCTGGAAGCACAGTGTATTCCTGATTTGCCTGTTCCCTGGCCTGTCGGGCTGTGGTTCTGGTGAATCAGATGCTCCTGCCGACCTGCCTGTTCCCGAAGCGGCTCCCCTGAGTTCTGCTCAAAGTGCTGCGACTGAAGCTTCACACTCTGAGTCCGGCGAAAAAGTCTTTGACGGGATTCAGTTCGACGTGCCCGTCGGCTGGCAGCAGATCCCGTTGTCTCCAGCACAACAGGGGATGATCTCAGCCAGCTTTCAGATTCCCAAAGCGGGACCGGATGTAAAGCTCACACTCTCTTCGGTCGGCGGTGGCATCGATGCCAACCTGCAGCGCTGGCGAGGGCAGTTCCAGTTACCTCCGGGTGAAGAGCCGCTTCAGAAGACTGTCCGCGTCGATGACGTGGAAGCGATCTGGCTCGATCTTCGCGGTACCTTTGATACCGGACCGGCTCTGAACGGGACAGCGGAAGCAGGCATGCGGATGATTGGCGTGGCGATCCCTCGCAGTCCTCGCGATTTTTACCTCAAGCTGACCGGACCTCGGGAACAGCTGCTGAAAGCAGAGCCTGAGTTCGAAGCGTTTTTGAAGTCGGCTCGTTTCAAACAGTAACTCCGCAGCTACGACAGATTATCGGTCGCTGTCCCATTTGCGGACCAGGCCGGCAGACAGGTGGCCTCCAAATCCAAATGAGAGTTTGAGGGCCGTACTGATTTCCCGTGATACTGCAACCTGGGGTGTGTAATTCAGTGGGCACTCCGGATCGGGATTTTCCAGGTTCAGTGTGGGGGGAACGATTCCGTCCCGCATGGCGAGCAGCGTCAACGCCAGTTCCACACTCCCTGCTGCCCCGAGGAGATGTCCCATGCCCCCTTTCAGGCTGGAACAGGCAAGCGCAGCGGAGTGGGGGCCGAATGCTTTCTGTAAGGCATGCGTTTCATAGATATCGTTGATTTGGGTTCCGGTGCCGTGGAGATTGATATAGTCGACTTCCTCGTGAGCCACTCCAGCCCGATCCAGTGTGACATTAATCAGGTGAGACAGGCTCTCTGCCCGGGGATCGAACTGCATCAAATGTGTGGAATCCGCGCCGAGGCCTCCGGTCAACCATTCTGCATAGGGAGTCACGTTACGTTTCTGTGCCTGCTCCAGTGACTCAAGTACCAGGATGCCGGCCCCTTCTCCGACGACAAAGCCGTTACGTCTGACATCATAAGGACGGCAAGCTTGTGAGGGGTGATCGAACTGCGATGCCAGCACACCCATGCGATGAAACGAAGCCAGAACGGCGGGCAGGAGTGAGGCATCAGTACTGCCCGCGAGAACCGTGTCACAGACTCCATCCTGAATCAGTTCGGCGCCGCGCATGATGCTTGAGAAGCCGGTGGCACAGGCTGAGACCGGGGTCAGGGCTGCGGCCTGCAGGTTGAAGTGGGCAGCGAAAGAGTGACTGGCTGCGCCCGCGAAACACTGCAGCCAGAGTTCCGGGGGAACCTGCTCTGCGGCAGATGCATCCTGGTGTGAGAGCGCGGCCAGTTGAGCAAAACTGGCCATGCCCCCTTTGCTCGATCCGATGACACACCCGGTGGTTTCCCGGTTGAGGTGGTTCAAGTCCAGGCCGGCATCCTCAAATGCTTCGGTGCCTGCCTGCAGTGCGAGGGTTAGAGAGGGCTCAGTCTGCAGGGGAGTCGAGCTGCTTAACGAGGCACTGGAGAGGCTGGGGTCGGGAATGATTCCCCCTGCCAAGGGACGCTTCAGCTGTAGGGATAATGCATCTAACGGCTGGATCGCGGAAACGCCGGAACAGATTCCCTGCCAGGAAGCTTCCCGGCCAACGGCGTACGGGGTGATCAGTCCGATGCCCGTGATGACAACCCTGCGTGGCTCAGGCTCAGATACTGTAGACAGTGGTCGCATGAAAACGTGAGGGCTGAGTGTGAATGAAATCGAAGAGTGATCAGACGCGATGGCTGGTGCGACAGACGGCGAACAGGGCGGCGCCAATCAGGGCCGCTACGATCAGGTATTCCACGATCGAGGTCTGGGACTGGACGATCGCTCCCCCCTTGCGTTCCTCCTCCTGGGCCAGG
The genomic region above belongs to Gimesia chilikensis and contains:
- a CDS encoding M50 family metallopeptidase codes for the protein MSRSNPLHWSFPIGSWFLTQVRVSIFLPVVLLVFWSHYSLGLGFALFGVLFISVFLHEMGHVVACRMMGGEADQIMLWPLGGLVPCSPARTDASRIVTVLGGPLVNLLLCAITLPAVIWSGQMSESLNPIKLPTVDLSNNLGQAMLLMVFSINWLLLLVNLIPVLPLDGGKVLQIILSRRFDETVLHMVMLNVSFLIGGLGMVIGLCTHTVWVVFFGALLLMLNLLEFAAGHREEAFDDSIFGYDFSQGYTSLERSSPEPSEQKVGFFQKWREKRKLQKRMREREKERDAEKQLDLLLNKVHEFGLDSLTPKERQQLNQVSARYRKSNSDP
- a CDS encoding HD-GYP domain-containing protein; translation: MVSGTIDSFKKLSNFSKCGGAWDLEIHQDTKVELSNDRMQRISELTGLSMFCFDARVQRLVGRTHMRSLPFFPIDVLNQLDEIQGLTLVENTNGLTHYLFPLFEDSEHKYVAAGFVFQKEKRKLTEMVLSAVERDWSSDELDTWLEGQRVLDVKSLHALLSLAIMHLDEEQQLDELNEEVDNLSECLDETFEEISLLHEVAQHLKISESPEKLGELCLERIGNLIEAETNIIWFEGQGHTSRFMSESQTEFDELKLARLVAQFDGFDFNQPLVINHVDSSLLSLEFPDLHNLVLVPITDGSHSYGWILSCNLLKSEEYGTIQASLLNSVASFLGTHLRNIDLYAQQEELMLSFVKSFISTLDAKDPYTRGHSERVALIAQQLAKQLGYTGEFIHDIYLSGLLHDIGKIGVDDRILRKEGRLTDEEFLQIQKHPMIGYKILSGIKKLKNILPGIRNHHEQIDGRGYPDGLTGDDIPLMARIIAVADAYDAMGSDRPYRNGMPLERLEGIFREGKGIQWDAAVIDAYFEIRDEITQLSQKYNLESAEQMELTVS
- a CDS encoding beta-ketoacyl-[acyl-carrier-protein] synthase family protein, with the translated sequence MRPLSTVSEPEPRRVVITGIGLITPYAVGREASWQGICSGVSAIQPLDALSLQLKRPLAGGIIPDPSLSSASLSSSTPLQTEPSLTLALQAGTEAFEDAGLDLNHLNRETTGCVIGSSKGGMASFAQLAALSHQDASAAEQVPPELWLQCFAGAASHSFAAHFNLQAAALTPVSACATGFSSIMRGAELIQDGVCDTVLAGSTDASLLPAVLASFHRMGVLASQFDHPSQACRPYDVRRNGFVVGEGAGILVLESLEQAQKRNVTPYAEWLTGGLGADSTHLMQFDPRAESLSHLINVTLDRAGVAHEEVDYINLHGTGTQINDIYETHALQKAFGPHSAALACSSLKGGMGHLLGAAGSVELALTLLAMRDGIVPPTLNLENPDPECPLNYTPQVAVSREISTALKLSFGFGGHLSAGLVRKWDSDR